A portion of the Periophthalmus magnuspinnatus isolate fPerMag1 chromosome 2, fPerMag1.2.pri, whole genome shotgun sequence genome contains these proteins:
- the fam171b gene encoding LOW QUALITY PROTEIN: protein FAM171B (The sequence of the model RefSeq protein was modified relative to this genomic sequence to represent the inferred CDS: inserted 2 bases in 1 codon), producing the protein MPPSLLVPFVRTLLLLLFWGLGGSGDLGASDTDTDSTSPGDNGLAAAATEASFTERPFILRVLLRDSVSRAPLSGASVDLYVNHSLRSSVLTDPRGDVRLWVSYTPAESLSLVGRMEGYLPMPLPWSTARRPLFSAMTLALLPQSQGNIWLYEDSVLITGKLPDSSSQPRVKFPKNLLSLSDTTNISSVTAYLTVPQRPLAKDCGNCTPGIISSKSALRSLDLRPVAAVSVMLYSGEKQLQIRGPIHISLPLGSNTRLRAADTVPAWAFNSKMGAWENQGLGIVKSVGSELIWTYSASHLGYWLAAPLPTSHDYIGAGSSLDFLPHHTYLLMGLLAGTLAIVVGFLSVLLCYCRGSNRAPRRRARFSKLTVVKKDQTTSTHLEEGLLSCDPSSTPRHKVNYNIYVEEPLGHSGSALYENIKPSQPPPHYINSEEVARLRDKAEQNRANMNTEDFFPDKLVHLYNQPVAIIQAPELFSAQDMVCKAATFPRNGLDEAESKSNTQTLSKGGGSPQQISQDDPQPLEVPVTGTGPNANILWSRYSNLLESSVSVPGTLNEAFGGGPGDHSELQGISERTLLELTRGKTSVPLPRAWFVSLDGRPAAQVRHSIIELQSRXHAPPSSNDTSLDSGVDMNEPQHRPSVKASSLSHLGRGRYGDEQDLSSSESGTTTTCTPEDSSLRNILDSSSITNIPEERDGMDTSSAQEDSESRGTPPPRRLRKVRDKGKSDKRGAKHVREARALNKRS; encoded by the exons ATGCCGCCCTCACTGCTGGTACCCTTCGTGCGCAcgctactgctgctgttgttctgGGGCCTAGGGGGTTCGGGGGATCTGGGGGCCTCTGACACGGACACGGACTCGACTTCTCCCGGGGACAATGGGCTCGCCGCGGCCGCGACAGAAGCTTCGTTCACCG AACGTCCATTTATCCTGCGGGTCCTGTTGAGGGACAGTGTGTCTCGGGCCCCTCTGTCAGGTGCCTCAGTAGACCTGTATGTGAACCACAGCCTCAGGAGCTCAGTGCTGACCGACCCCAGAGGAGATGTCCGCCTTTGGGTCAGCTATACCCCTGCAGAGAGCCTGTCTCTGGTGGGACGCATGGAGGGGTACCTGCCCATGCCCCTGCCCTGGAGCACTGCCCGCAGACcat TGTTCTCCGCAATGACGTTAGCGCTCCTGCCTCAGAGCCAAGGAAACATCTGGCTGTATGAAGATTCAGTTCTCATCACAGGAAAGTTACCTG ACAGCTCATCACAGCCGAGGGTTAAGTTCCCCAaaaacctcctctccctctctgacaCCACAAACATCTCCTCAGTGACAGCCTATCTCACAGTCCCACAGCGCCCTCTGGCCAAAGACTGTGGCAACTGTACACCAGGCATCATTAGCAGCAAATCAG CCCTGCGCAGCCTGGACCTGAGGCCAGTGGCAGCAGTCAGTGTAATGCTGTACTCTGGAGAAAAGCAGCTCCAGATCAGAGGGCCCATCCACATCAGCTTGCCCCTGGGTTCTAACACCCGCCTGAGGGCTGCAGACACTGTCCCTGCATGGGCCTTCAATAGCAAGATGG GGGCCTGGGAGAACCAGGGTTTGGGGATCGTGAAGAGTGTCGGCTCAGAGCTGATCTGGACTTACTCAGCGTCCCATCTGGGATACTGGCTCGCTGCCCCTCTGCCCACCTCACATG ATTACATTGGAGCAGGTAGCTCCCTGGACTTCCTCCCCCATCACACGTACCTTCTCATGGGATTACTGGCAGGGACACTGGCCATAGTGGTCGGCTTTCTGTCTGTGCTGCTCTGTTACTGCAG AGGGTCCAACAGAGCGCCACGGAGGAGAGCGCGCTTCTCAAAACTGACCGTGGTGAAGAAGGACCAGACCACGTCCACtcacctggaggagggcctgctGTCCTGCGACCCCTCCAGCACCCCCAGGCACAAGGTCAACTATAACATCTATGTGGAGGAGCCCCTAGGCCACTCTGGGTCCGCTCTGTATGAGAACATCAAGCCCTCCCAGCCCCCACCCCACTACATCAACAGTGAAGAGGTGGCGCGGCTTCGGGACAAGGCCGAGCAAAACCGGGCCAATATGAACACTGAAGACTTCTTCCCTGATAAGCTGGTCCACCTGTACAACCAGCCTGTGGCCATTATCCAGGCTCCAGAGCTGTTCAGTGCCCAGGACATGGTATGTAAGGCAGCCACATTCCCCCGTAATGGACTGGACGAGGCAGAGAGCAAGAGCAACACCCAGACCCTGTCCAAAGGAGGAGGTAGCCCCCAGCAGATCAGCCAGGATGACCCCCAGCCTCTGGAGGTCCCTGTGACTGGTACTGGCCCTAATGCTAATATTCTGTGGAGTCGCTACAGCAACCTGCTGGAGTCATCGGTGTCAGTGCCTGGAACTCTGAACGAGGCCTTTGGCGGAGGCCCAGGGGACCACAGTGAACTGCAGGGGATCTCAGAGCGAACCCTCCTGGAGCTGACCCGGGGCAAGACCTCAGTACCCCTCCCCAGGGCCTGGTTTGTGTCCCTGGATGGAAGGCCCGCCGCACAGGTGCGTCACTCCATCATTGAGCTCCAGAGCAG GCACGCCCCCCCCAGCAGTAATGACACCAGCCTGGACTCAGGGGTGGACATGAACGAGCCCCAGCATCGGCCCTCAGTCAAAGCCTCCTCCCTGTCCCACCTGGGCCGGGGACGCTACGGCGATGAGCAGGACCTAAGTAGTAGTGAGAGCggcaccaccaccacctgcacCCCCGAGGACTCCTCCCTCAGGAACATCCTggacagcagcagcatcacCAACATTCCTGAGGAGAGGGACGGCATGGACACGTCCAGCGCTCAGGAGGACAGTGAATCCAGAGGGACACCACCTCCGCGCCGACTCAGGAAGGTCAGGGACAAGGGCAAGAGTGACAAGAGAGGGGCCAAGCACGTCCGCGAGGCACGAGCCCTCAACAAACGCAGTTAG